The Leishmania mexicana MHOM/GT/2001/U1103 complete genome, chromosome 4 genome includes a window with the following:
- a CDS encoding putative 60S ribosomal protein L10, with protein MARRPSRCYRFCKNKPYPKSRFCRGVPDPKIRNFDIGRRRATVDEFPVCIHVVSRELEQIASEALEAARIQANKYMVKRANKDVFHMRTRAHPFHVLRINKMLSCAGADRLQTGMRGAFGKPNGVCARVRIGQILLSMRTKEAYVPQAFEALRRAKMKFPGRQIIVMSKYWGFTNILRTEYEALRDAGKLEQRGTHCKLIAPKGKITMRNVMA; from the coding sequence ATGGCCCGCCGTCCGTCCCGCTGCTACCGGTTCTGCAAGAACAAGCCGTACCCGAAGTCGCGCTTCTGCCGCGGTGTGCCGGATCCGAAGATCCGCAACTTCGACATTGGCCGACgtcgcgccaccgtcgaTGAGTTCCCGGTGTGCATCCACGTGGTGTCCCGCGAGCTGGAGCAGATCGCGTccgaggcgctggaggctgcccgcATTCAGGCCAACAAGTACATGGTGAAGCGTGCCAACAAGGACGTGTTTCACATGCGCACCCGCGCCCACCCCTTCCACGTGCTGCGCATCAACAAGATGCTctcgtgcgccggcgccgatcGTCTGCAGACCGGTATGCGTGGTGCCTTCGGCAAGCCGAacggcgtgtgtgcccgcgTCCGCATTGGCCAGATCCTGCTGTCCATGCGCACCAAGGAGGCGTACGTGCCGCAGGCCTTCGAGgccctgcgccgcgccaAGATGAAGTTCCCCGGCCGCCAGATCATCGTcatgtccaagtactggggCTTCACCAACATCCTCCGCACCGAGTACGAGGCTCTGCGCGACGCCGGCAAGCTCGAGCAGCGCGGTACCCACTGCAAGCTGATCGCCCCCAAGGGCAAAATCACGATGCGCAACGTGATGGCGTAA